Proteins from a single region of Schistocerca gregaria isolate iqSchGreg1 chromosome 3, iqSchGreg1.2, whole genome shotgun sequence:
- the LOC126354713 gene encoding acyl-CoA-binding protein homolog — protein MATLDERFNQAAEDVRKLTKMPSDQELLELYALFKQATVGDNNTEKPGMLDLKGKAKWEAWSGKKGMSQDEAKEKYITFVRDTLEPKYK, from the exons CGCTTCAACCAGGCAGCCGAGGATGTGAGGAAGCTGACGAAGATGCCCTCGGACCAGGAGCTGCTTGAACTGTACGCGCTCTTCAAACAGGCCACCGTCGGCGACAACAACACAG AGAAACCGGGGATGCTGGACCTGAAAGGCAAGGCCAAGTGGGAGGCATGGTCTGGCAAGAAGGGCATGTCTCAGGACGAGGCCAAGGAGAAGTACATTACATTCGTCAGGGACACGCTCGAGCCCAAGTACAAGTGA